From Paenibacillus sp. PvR098:
GAGCATCATAAGCTGCTTGAACTGTTGTCGGATGAGCCTGCAGCGACCCTATGGCCAGGCACGGAGCCAGAACAGGCGTCCAGTCAAAAGGAAGGTTCTGGAACCGGTCAGACGGCATTCCGGCGAATGATTGTCCGAAGACCTCGTTTCATGGAGCAGAGGGAGCTGAATGCGGCAGAGCGAGGCACGGTGTTTCACTCCGTCATGCAGCATATTCCGCTGGATCGTCAGCCGTCGGAGGAGGACGTTCGGGAAACGCTTGCCGGCATGGTGTCGCGGGAGCTGCTGACCGTAGAGCAGCAGTCTCTGGTGGACCCGGCGGTGATTGTATCGTTCTTCCGCAGCGAGCTTGGACAGCGGCTGCTTCAAGCCAAACGGGTGCACCGGGAGGTGCCGTTCAGCTTCGGACTGCCAGCGCAGGATGTGTATGGCGCTGAGCAGGGGGGCATGTCGGAGGAAACAGTCATGCTGCAAGGGGTGATCGACTGCTTGATTGACGAGGAAGATGGTCTTGTTCTGCTCGATTACAAGACGGATCGCTTGAAGGGGGCTTCGCCTCACCGTGTGGCAGAGACGTACCGGATGCAGCTTGACTTATATGCAAGGGCCGTGGAGACAGTTTGGAAAAGACCGGTCATTGGAAAATACATCTTTTTATTTGACGGAGCTCATGTGGTGCAGCTATGAAGGAGGATGGGCATGCGGATATTGCATACGGCGGATTGGCATTTCGGCAAGACGTTAGAGGGAAGAAGCCGGCTGCCGGAGCAGGAAGCTTTTATCGATGAGCTGGCGGCGATAGTAAAGGATCAGCAGATTGATTTAGTGCTGCTTGCAGGGGATATCTATGATTCGGTCAATCCGCCTGCCGCTGCCGAGCAGCTGTTTTACGATGCATTGGCCAGACTCTCCGATCAGGGGAGTCGGCCGGTGTATGTCATCTCAGGGAACCACGATCATCCCGACCGGCTGGCAGCGGCCGCTCCGCTTGCGTTGGACTTGGGCGTGACGTTAGTCGGCCTTCCGGAGGCGAGGGTGCATCATGCGGCTGTCAAGCGAACGGGGGAAACCGCGGTCTTGTTTGCGCTCCCTTATCCGTCTGAATCACGCCTTCGCGAGCTGTTGTCCGAGGAGGCGGAGGAAGGGCTGCTGCGTTTCGCGTACTCGGAGCGCGTGAAGCATATCGTGCAGGAGCAGGCGAAGCATTACCGGAAAGACACGGTCAATTTACTGATGAGCCATCTGTACGTTCTGGGCGGCAAAGAAACCGACTCCGAACGGCCGATCCAGGTAGGCGGCGCCTACACGGTCGATACGGAAGCGTTGACGGCTGGGGCGCAGTACGTAGCGCTCGGCCATCTGCACCGTCCGCAGTACATCCGCTCGGAGACGATGATGCGTTACAGCGGCTCGCCGCTGGCGTACAGCTTCTCTGAAGCGGGACAAGCCAAATCGGTGACCGTGCTTGATATAAAGCCGGGTTCGGTCCCGCTGGTGGAGGAGATATATCTATCCTGCGGCCGCCCTTTGGTGGAATGGAAGGCCAAAGGGGGACTCTCTGAAGTTCACCGTTGGTTAGATGAGGGGAAAGACGCGAACGCCTGGATCGATCTGGAAGTACATCTTCAAGAGACGATGTCCCTTGAACAAATTCATCAGCTTCGTCTGGCACGCGAGGGGTTTATTCACATCCGTCCGGTTTATCCGGAGCTTCAGCAAGAGGCAATGGAGGCCGTTTCCGCATCAAAGCTGCCCATGGACGAGCTGTTCCGGCGGTTTTACGAGCGGCAAACCGGCGGCGCGCAGCCTGAGCCGGAGCTGGTTCGTTTGTTTATGGAGCTGTTGGCTTTGGAAGAGGACGAGGCAGTGTAAATATAGATCGTTGAGCGAGCATCGGTTGTTCAAGTGCAGCAGGGTTCGTTAGATTTGAACAAAAAGGAGGCTTCGGCATGCGGCCGATTCAATTGCAAATCGCCGGACTTCAGAGCTATCGGGAAGCGCAGGAGATTGATTTCACCGCGCTTACGGGCGCAGGGGTATTCGGCATTTTCGGACCGACGGGCAGCGGCAAATCGACTCTGCTTGATGCGATTACGCTGGCGCTTTTCGGTAAGGTGGAGCGCGCTCCCGGCGGTACGCAGGCCATTATGAATCAGGCGGAGCAGACGCTGTCCGTCTCGTTCACCTTCGAGCTGGGCTCCGCTAACGGTGCCATGCGTTACCGGGTAGACCGTCAATTTAAGCGGAACGGGGAAGTTTCTGTGCTGGGCAGCCTGTGTCGTTTGATCCAATACCGGGATGGCGAATCCCTTGTGCTGGCCGATAAAGCGGGAGAAGTCAACCAGCATATACAAGAGATCCTGGGCTTGTCGATGGCGGATTTTACCCGTGCGGTTGTGCTGCCGCAGGGGAAGTTTGCTGAGTTCCTGACGCTCGCCGGCAAGGACCGGCGGGCGATGCTGCAGCGCTTGTTTCATCTGGAGCCATACGGAGACAGGCTCAGCGGCAAGACTTCTGGGCGTCATAAGGAGACGGACGCGGCGATCAAGGAGCTCCAGGCGGAGCAGCAGGGCTTAGGCGACGCCTCGGAGTTGGCGCTGGCGCAAGCGGAGACGCGGCTTAGTGAAGCGCGCTCGGCGGCTGGCGTGCTGCGTGAGCGCCTGGCCGCCTGCGAGCTGCGCGCCGCCGAGCTGCGCACCGTGCGCGAGCTTCAGCGCGAGCGCGCCACAGTCGCTGCGCGTCAGGCAGCGCAGGCCGCGCAGGCGCCGCACGTGGCGGCGCTCGCCGGACGCCTAGCGCGTGCGGCGCAGGCCGAGCGGCTGCGTCCGCTGGTGCGCCGGCTCGCCGCCGCCGAGGTGCAGCTCGCGCAGCAGCGCTCGGCCGCAGCCGCTGCGGCGCAGGCGCTAGGCGACGCGCAGGGCGCGCTGGCGCAGGCGCAGGCAGCGCAGGCCGCTGCGCGCGAGGCGCTGGCCGCGCAGGAGGCGCCGCTGGCTGCGCGCCTCGAGCAGCTGCGCCAGGCGGCGGCGCTCGCGGCCGAGCTCGCGCAAAGCCGCGAGCGGCTCGCCGCGCTGGCCGCCGAGGCCGAGCTGCGCCAGGCGGAGCTCGCGGGCCTGCGTGCGGAGCAAGCGCGCGAGACCGAGCTGCGCGAGAAGGCGCTGCAGCGGCAGGCGCAGCTCAAGGATGAGTTGAAGCTTGTCGAGGTGTCCAGCGCATACAGAGAGCGGCTGCAGGAGGCGCTGCAGGAGAAGCGTGAGCTCGACCGGCTTGCGAAACAGAACGGGGAACAGCACGCAGAGCTGGCAAGCCGGCAAATCGAGCTGGAGCAGCTGAGGAAATCGCTGGAAACGCTCGGGCAAACGGAGCGTGAATGGGCGGGGAGAGGAGCTGCCTGGTTCGAACGGCTGTCTTCTTTACATACGGCATGCCATCAAACGGAACAAAAGCTTTCAGCGATGCAGGGTAAAATCCCCGAACAAATCGTCAGGCTGAAGAGCATGCAAAAGCAGGCCGAACTAACGGCGATGGCGGAAGTGCTGGCGATTCATTTGCATGAGGGTGAGGCTTGTCTGGTGTGCGGCTCCTCGGTTCATCCGAAGCCCGTTTTGGAGCGTGGGGGATTATCCACCGCGGAGAGCCGCGATAACATTCAGGATGAGGCTGTAGCTCAGCTGGAGCGGCAGCAGGACGAAGCCCGGGGGCGGCAGCTTGACCTGCGCCAACAGCTGCACGCTCTGCAATCCATGGAGCAGCAATGGCGTCTGGCCTCTGATGACGAAGGGCGGCAGGGCGAGGGTGATATGCTGTTCGCTCAGAACGAAGCGGCTGCGGCACTCGCTGATTCGTTCACAGAAGGAACGCCAATTTCCACTGAGCAGCTTCGACTCGTGCTGGACATGTCAACGAAAGAACTGGAGCTTGGCCGCCAGGAAGCGCAGGAGCTTCAGCAAGCTCTTCAGACACTGCTGCAGGAGAAAAAGCAGCTGGTCAAGCAGAGACATGATCTGGGAGCAAGGGAGCATACGGCCCGGAGCTTGTATGATTCGGGGTCGCATAAAGCGGCGGAGACGCTCCGTTCGCTCCAAACGCTTGGCACCGGGTGGTCCGACAGGTTTCCGGACTTTAAGCCGGAGGACGTTGCCGGTTTAGCGGAGCGGTTGAAGCAGCAGGATCAGCAGGCGGATGAGCTCAAAGGCCGATTAGAAAAAAGCGTGGAATTTTTGTCGGCTAAGCACGCGCGTATCGAGCAGCTGCAGCAGGAGCTGGGTGACCAGGAGAAGCAAGAGATCCGGATTGCCGCAGAGCAGCGAGCATTGCAGCAGCAGGTAGACGTCCAGGCGGAGCGGCTTCATGCTTGGGTTGGCAGCGAAGACGCAGGACGCTTGGCCTCCGAAACGCAGGCCAAGCTGAATGCACTGCGTACCGAGGAGCAACGGACGACAAAGCAGCTGGAAGCATCGCAATCCGGATATCAAGCGGCGGCTAGCAGCGAAGCGGCTGTCCGTCAGGCGGAGGAATCGGCGCGACTGGCTTTTGAAGAATCCGAACGTGAATGGGTTCAGCAATCATCTGAAGAAGGTTTTTCCACGGTCAAGGAAGTGACGGATGCCCTCATCTCCCCCGAGCAGCAGCGGCAGTGGAGCTCCGAGGTGGAAGAACACGGCAAGCTGGAGCACCAGCTGGCCTCACGCCTTGCGGAGCTCGATCTTGAGCTGGCGGGAAGGGCGGTCACGGATGAAGCGTGGACAGAGGTAGAGCGCGAGCTCAGTCAATGCAAGGCTGAAGATGAAGCTGCGCTGCAGACGACGGCCAAGGCGGAGAGGGATTGGGAGGATTTGCAGGCCAAGCACCAGCGCTGGCGCGAGCTGGAATCGAAGCAGGCGTCTTACCGCAGCGAACTGGCGCTGCTCGGTAAGCTGCAGAGCGTGCTTCGCGGCAACGCATTCGTCGAATATCTGGCCGAGGAGCAGCTTATGCATGTCAGCCGCTCGGCTTCCGATCGATTAGGACAGTTAACCCGGCAAAAATACGCAATCGAGGTGGATTCCGGGGGCGGCTTTGTTATTCGTGACGATGCGAACGGAGGGGTGCGCAGACCTGTGACTACGCTCTCAGGTGGCGAAACGTTCTTGACTTCGTTATCGCTTGCGCTGGCCCTTTCGACACAAATTCAGCTCAAGGGCGAGCATCCGCTTGAATTTTTCTTCCTTGACGAAGGCTTCGGCACCCTGGATCAGGAGCTGTTGGATACGGTAATCACAGCGCTCGAAAAGCTGCATACGGACAAGCTGACGGTTGGTGTCATCAGCCATGTGCCTGAGCTAAGGGCTCGTCTTCCACGACGGCTTATAGTATATCCCCCAGAGCCGGGTGGCCAAGGCAGCCGAATTTCATTGGAGACCATGTGAATGCCTTACGCTTTACCAGCGCCAAGATGGCAGACATAAGAGTGCTCTTCCAGGCATACCTGTTGTATAATATAAGGACACGCATCATCAAGGAGGTACCACAATGTCGCTACATCACTGGAAGTCGGATCGTCCGGATCGCATCCGTTGGAACGTTTTTTTTGTCCGGTCGTTGACGACTTCGACAAGCATCCGAAGGCTCAAACGCCTGCTGGCTGTGACGCTTTGCGCCGGGCTGCTTTTTTCACAGGCTGATCCGATATACGCAGACGCGATATGGGACCGTTGGAAAGCGGCCGATGCTGCCACGGCCAAAGGGAAGCCGGCGGACGCGGTGCCCCATTGGGAGTTTTTGGTTAATCATTATGCGTCTATCGGGGATTGGCAGAATGCAGCGCTCTTTTGCGGCAGACTCAATCAATATTTCGACCAAATCGGGGATTACGATAAGGCGATTCGTTACTACGTGCTGGAGAACGAGTACTGGCTCAAAGACGGCAAGGACTGGGGAGCTGTCGATTTACAGCGCGCGGAGCAAATTCGTACTACCGTGGAGGCCTATATCAGTACTTCGGATACAGAGGAGTTAAAACGGCTGGCCGCTCCACCGGATGGAAAGCTTGCGAAATTCGAGCCGGAATACGGGACGTATATCGGCATGTATTCGGAGCTAGATCCGAAAATGCTCAATTACTACACCCGATCTGAGCAAATTTACGGAAAAAAACACGCCCTTTACTTAGCCTACACCCAAGTAGGCAAGCCTTTTCCGAAGCAGTACGTTGAAAGGGCTAAGCAGGCGGGAGCTGCACTGCAGATCGCATGGGAGCCGATGGATGGACTTGATGCCGTTAAGGAAGAGACGGTACGACAATGGGCTCGTGAAGCCAAGGCGGCGGGGATTCCGATATTTTTGCGTTATGCCAGCGAGATGAACGGCAATTGGGTCGTATGGCACGGTGATCCTCAGAAATATATTCAAAATTTCCGCATGGTGCACGACATTATGGAACAGGAAGCGCCGAATGTGGCTATGGTATGGAGTCCGGGAGAAGTGCCGATGTACTCGATCCCCCCTTACTATCCAGGAGATGCTTATGTCGACTGGGTTGGCGTTAGTCTATACAGCGAGCCGTATGAGAACGGAGATCCGAAGCAGGGGAATATGCAGGCGACAAGCCCGGTGGAACGGCTTGATTATTTGTACAGGACTTATGCCGACCGGAAGCCTCTGATGATCAGTGAAACCGCCGTATCCCATTATGCGAATATTCCGAAGGAATCGTTCACCGACTATGGGCTGCTTAACCTGCAGCGGTTGTATGAAGTCATGCCTTACAAGTACCCGCGTCTGAAGTCCATCACCTATTTCAATGTCAATCTGGAAATGAGAGAATCTAAAAACAACTATTTGCTCAGGGACAACGAAGCGATGATGAAGCTATACAGCCGTATGATCGCACCGCCGTTCTATTTGACCAAAGTCCAGCAGGGAGCAAAGCCTTCGGATCATGTCGGCCATGTTCCGTTGACTGCCCGTGCGGCTATTGCCAAAAGCGCTAAAATTACGCCTTTCGTCAAAATTCCGGATATCTATATCGGGAAGCTTGAATATTACTTAAACGGCAAATTGCTCGAGACACAGACCGCCCCGCCATTCGGCATTGAGCTCAAGGCGGGCGCCGTTCCGGAAGGTTCTGTGTTAGAGATTGTTGTTTACAATAAGGACGGCCGGAGGACAGGGGCGCAATCGTTCCCATTGTCGTCGAGTGTTTCCGTTGAAGTGGACGGCAAGGATGTGAAGTTCGAACAGCGGCCGGTCATCCGGGAAGGAAATACGTTGACACCGGTGCGGGCGATTTTTGAATCGCTGGGTGCTAAGGTCGAGTGGAATGCCGATACTCGAACGGCAACCGCGCGTAAGGGAAATACGGTAGTATCCATACAAATCGGCAGCAAGTTCGCGAGTCGAAACGGAGAAACGATATCTCTTGAAATGCCCGCCCAATTAGTAAACGGGTATACGATGGTTCCGGCACGTTTTGTGGGAGAAGCGTTTGGCGGTGCCGTCAGCTGGGAAGGCACAACGCGAACGGTAGAAATCCGCAGTGAGGGCAAGGCTTCTGCTGCTAAGGTTAGCACAGCGGCAGTGCAGCGAGATTTGCTTATCCCCGAGAACCCGACTCAAGCTGAACAGAACATGGGAGCTGCGGCCTCAACTGTATTCGGATGGATTAAGCAGCAAATCGCTAAGGCAATCAAGCTGTTTAATCATGTGGCGTAAATGAGCTGAATGAAAAAAAACTGGCCACTGGCCAGTTTTTTTGCTGTAGTTATTTGGATTACATGGTTCGTTCGATGGATGAATTGTCCTACGATCCAATATTCGTTGCCAGCTCGGGTTCTTCCAAAATAGACTTGGCTGCCAGCATCGCGCTGGAGAAAGCACGTTCTGCTAGCTCCCCTTTGCCTTGGCATCCGTCTCCGCAGAAATAAAACGGCACATTCTCGATGCGGTTCGGCAGCAAATGGTTCCCTGAGATATTTTTCACACTGGCCACCATCGCTTTTTTAGAAACGCGCTTGACTTCCGTTGCCTCGCGCCAGCCAGGATAGTATTTGTCGAACAGAGCTTCCATTTGTTTTGTTTTATTGTCCAAGTAAGCTTTGCGTTCGGCTTCGTCAGCAAACTTATCGCTCAGGTAAGCGATCCCTTGAAGCAGCTGACCTCCATCGGGAACCAAGGTATGATCGGTAGCTGACACGTCGCTGATAAACAGCTTATTGTCCATATCGCTGATATAACTGAACGGCTTGGCGACGACCTGCTTCAAGCCCACATCGTATACCATGACCTCAGTAGCGGTATTGTCTTCGTACGGAGACAGAAACGGTTCCCATGGCGTAGTCTTCAGCAGCTTGCACACTTGCTGCACCGGCATGGCGAAGACGATGCGGTCGAAAGGCAGCTCTCTGTTTTTTGTTTGCAGCCAAAATTTGCGATCCGCATAACGAATGCCGTCCACGCCTTCTTGTAGAGAGATTTCCCAACGGCGTGACAGTTCTATTTTTTGCTTCAACTGGTTCGTGATCACAGCCCAGCTGCCCAAAACGTAATTAACCGGTTTTCCGGACAGGAACAGGTTATGGTAATACTCGCTAATGACCGCTCCGGAAACTTTTCTGGCTTCTTCAGGCGTGATAAAGAAATTCGAGCACACGAGATGCTCCCACAATTCCTTGACATCCTCGTCGGCGTCCGATTGTGCCAAATAATCCCCAAGTGTATCGTAGTTCCGCACATGGTGAATGTTGGCGATGATCGCCGTAATTTCCCCGACAAAACGAACCTTTTGCATCGGGTTCAAGAGCTCAGTCCTCATCAAATTGACAAAATCGAGCGGAGCAGGCGTCAGCTGCCCGTTCTTGGCATACATGACTCTGCGTTTATCGACCTGCTTGGAGCTGAAGGAAAGCCCCAGTTCTTTTTCCATCACGGACAACGAATGACGATCGATGCCATAGATCGCATGAGCTCCGTAATTTAGCGTAAAACCGGCTTTTTCATAAGTAAACGCTCTGCCTCCAAGCTGCGGACTTCGCTCGAATAATACTCCTTCCACGCCAGGATGCTCTGATAAATACGCGGCTGCGGTCAATCCCGCCAGGCCGCCTCCAATGACAGCCACCTTCATAACATGATCCCCTCTCTGATCCGGTTTGAGTGGTATCGAATCCGTATCCTGAGATGCGCGGATTCCGGTCCAAACCGGGGCCAACTGCCTGTGCATAAGTTCATTCAAATCGTCCTCATCCTGTAAACACCATAGCAGTAACGTTCCGAGATATGCGGATATCAGCATTCTCGCTTTGTTCGGATCCTGCAGCCATTGCAGAAGATGTTCATACAGAATGCGATTTTGTTCCTCAAGCGCGGCTTTGAGCGCATCGTTGTGCATCGACAACGCAATCCAGCTTCGCATTAATTTGGGCGAATACCGCAGGCTCTCAGCCAAGCTGAGGAGTAGTCCGTTGATATGATTTTCCAAGGAGGGGGGGTGACTCTGCGGGCGGTTTGCCCACGTTCGTATGATGGAAATTTGTCTCCTTGGAATTTCCAGTAGAATCTCGTCCTTGCTTTCAAAATAGTGATAAAACGTTCCTTTGGAAGTATTCGTTGCCTTAATAATATCGTCAACGGAGACTTTCTCATATCCGTGCTCGATAAATAGCTTTAAAGCAACTTCCATCATATATTCGCGTTTCTTACGGGTTGCGGCACGCATGAATTTGTTCATGAAATCCCCACCTCGAAACTTACTGACATTCATTATAAATGAAATTAGACTCCCAGTCTACATTGCGAGGCGGAATACGGAAATAAACTCCATTCATGTTTTGTATCATGCAAAATATCATGTTGCACATAATAATAATACGAACATTACAAATTATAAAGTAATATATATACGTATTTAAAATCGATATTTTTGGGATATACAGCGTAGTTTCTTGAAAAATAATAAAAATACAAACAATGATTCATGTTGTCAATTGGAATTCCTTTTTTGTACTGTATATATTTTACTTATTGTAAGATTGATTTCTAACAAACATGCGGAGGATACGTTGTACAAAATGGCTGACGGGGATTTCAGTGCAGGCTCCTTGGCGCATAAAACCTCAAAACCTTCTTATTTGTTATCTGCCATTGGGAGGAGGTAGTTTTGAAAAGGGAAGGAAAGCACTGGCCAATCATGGCCGCGAACGGTTTAAACAGGCGGTAGATTTGGTTGTTGAATGGGTGGAGCTATAAGTTGAAATGGGACCAGAAAAGACTTGTTTAATAATGGTGTTTTCTATTGGATTTTTGATGTCCGATTCGTTATGATATACAGGTAAGGTAACTTATGGGACGAAAAGAGGTGGACATCCATGGACTGCATTTTTTGTAAAATCGTCGAGGGCGCTATTCCATCAAAAAAAGTATTCGAGAATGAACATGTCTTCGCTTTTCACGATATTCAGCCGGCCGCGCCTGTACATGTTTTGATCATTCCTAAGAAGCATATTCCTTCTATGAATAATGTGGAATCAGGGGACCTGCATTTACTCGGCGAAATTCATGCCGCAGCTCAGCAAATTGCCAAGGAGCAGGGGGTATATGAAACGGGGTATCGGCTGATCAATAACTGCGGACCTGACAGTGGGCAAGTCGTTTTTCATATCCATTATCACCTGCTTGGCGGAGAAAAACTTGGGGCACTAAATGCAGGGTAATAGGGGTTCAAACGAATTATTCATTGTTTGCTTTGAATAGGTTGACACCTTGTTTTGTTTTCGCCTATAATGAAATTTGACGAATGTCTTTTGTTGTCTTGGACGGTCTGTTCGGAGGGAGGGAAAACTGGTGTCAGAAACTCGAGTTCGCAAGAACGAAACTATAGATGCTGCACTTCGCCGCTTTAAGCGCTCTATCGCTAAAGATGGCGTTTTGGCGGAGGTTAAAAAACGCAAGCATTATGAGAAGCCAAGCGTTAAGCGTAAGAAGAAGTCAGAGGCTGCTCGTAAGAGAAAGTTCTAGGAGGCTTAATCGATGAGCTTAAGCGAGAGATTAAACGATGACATGAAGCTTGCGATGAAGGGACAAGAAAAGTTTAAACTCTCCGTAATCCGTATGGTTCGTGCAGCTATCAAGAATATCGAGATAGATCAGCGTAAAACCTTAGATGACCAAGAAGTACTTGACGTCTTGAATCGCGAGATCAAACAGCGCAAAGATTCCCTCCAAGAATTTGAAAAGGCCGGTCGTGATGATTTGGCTGAAAACCTGAAGGCAGAGATTGCTATTTTGATGGAGTACATGCCGCAACAGTTATCCGAAGAAGAAGTAAAAGCCATTGTACAGCAGACCATCCAAGAAGTGGGAGCTTCTTCAAAAGCGGATATGGGAAAAGTCATGGGCGCATTGATGCCAAAGGTAAAAGGGCTCGCGGACGGCAAGCTTGTTAATCAGTTTGTCCAACAGCTATTGTCTTAACAACAACGAAAAACACTCCAGTAACGGAGTGTTTTTCTTCTTTTCGGATTATTTTATGAATCAATTGCGCACTCCACGCGTATTACCGTTTATAGGCTTATACATCATGGAGAAAAGGAGGTAAAGCCATGCGTGTTCAAACCGGTGGATGGAAGACGTATTTTTTGAAAAAATGCATCATGTTTATGCTCGCGATGACTCTGATTCTGTCGGCCATACTAATCGGACTGCCGGACATGAAGACCGCACATGCGGAAACGAAGCCTCTCGCGGCGCCGGTTGTCGTCATTCCGGTGCACCAAACCGTTGAAACTGGCCTGTACAATTTTTTGGAACGGGCGTTTCGTGAAGCGGAAGAGATGAACGCGCTCCATATTGTCTTGGACATTAACACGTTCGGCGGACGAGTGGATTCGGCGCAGGAGATCGGGCAACTGATCAAGAACAGCCCCATTCCAACTATCGCCTACGTACGAGGGAAGGCGATTTCAGCCGGCAGCTATATCGCGTTAAACGCAGAGCAGATTGCGATGGAACCTGGCAGTTCTATTGGAGCGGCTGCGGTTGTCGATATCACAGGAAATGAGATTGAGAATGTGAAGGTCATTTCTACCTGGTCTGGGCTCATGAAAGGCGCAGCCGAGATGCGAGGACGCAATTCGCAAATTGCCGAAGCGATGGTGGATAAAAACGTCGGTGTCACGATGCCCGAAATCGGAAGAACCGTGCCGAAGGGTGAAATCGTTACGTTAACGTCACAGGAAGCGTTGAAGGTCGGCTATGCGGAAACCGTTGCAGCGAGTCTGGAGGATGTCGTCAAGTTTGTCGGCGGAGAGAATCATCCGCTGATGATGATGGAGCTTAGCGTAGCCGAGAAGATCGCACGTTTTGTGACTCAACCGTGGGTAACTACTCTGCTGCTGCTTATCGGGATCGCCGGCGTAGCCATCGAGATTATCGTACCGGGATTCGGTCTTCCTGGCATTCTGGGATTGCTCGGCTTCGGTTTGTATTTCTTTGGCCATTACATCGCGGGCTTTGCGGGGATGGAGGATATCGCGCTCTTTGTGGCCGGCATCATACTACTCTTTCTGGAAATTTTCGTTTCCAGCTTCGGCAT
This genomic window contains:
- a CDS encoding FAD-dependent oxidoreductase, producing the protein MNKFMRAATRKKREYMMEVALKLFIEHGYEKVSVDDIIKATNTSKGTFYHYFESKDEILLEIPRRQISIIRTWANRPQSHPPSLENHINGLLLSLAESLRYSPKLMRSWIALSMHNDALKAALEEQNRILYEHLLQWLQDPNKARMLISAYLGTLLLWCLQDEDDLNELMHRQLAPVWTGIRASQDTDSIPLKPDQRGDHVMKVAVIGGGLAGLTAAAYLSEHPGVEGVLFERSPQLGGRAFTYEKAGFTLNYGAHAIYGIDRHSLSVMEKELGLSFSSKQVDKRRVMYAKNGQLTPAPLDFVNLMRTELLNPMQKVRFVGEITAIIANIHHVRNYDTLGDYLAQSDADEDVKELWEHLVCSNFFITPEEARKVSGAVISEYYHNLFLSGKPVNYVLGSWAVITNQLKQKIELSRRWEISLQEGVDGIRYADRKFWLQTKNRELPFDRIVFAMPVQQVCKLLKTTPWEPFLSPYEDNTATEVMVYDVGLKQVVAKPFSYISDMDNKLFISDVSATDHTLVPDGGQLLQGIAYLSDKFADEAERKAYLDNKTKQMEALFDKYYPGWREATEVKRVSKKAMVASVKNISGNHLLPNRIENVPFYFCGDGCQGKGELAERAFSSAMLAAKSILEEPELATNIGS
- a CDS encoding exonuclease SbcCD subunit D, whose translation is MRILHTADWHFGKTLEGRSRLPEQEAFIDELAAIVKDQQIDLVLLAGDIYDSVNPPAAAEQLFYDALARLSDQGSRPVYVISGNHDHPDRLAAAAPLALDLGVTLVGLPEARVHHAAVKRTGETAVLFALPYPSESRLRELLSEEAEEGLLRFAYSERVKHIVQEQAKHYRKDTVNLLMSHLYVLGGKETDSERPIQVGGAYTVDTEALTAGAQYVALGHLHRPQYIRSETMMRYSGSPLAYSFSEAGQAKSVTVLDIKPGSVPLVEEIYLSCGRPLVEWKAKGGLSEVHRWLDEGKDANAWIDLEVHLQETMSLEQIHQLRLAREGFIHIRPVYPELQQEAMEAVSASKLPMDELFRRFYERQTGGAQPEPELVRLFMELLALEEDEAV
- a CDS encoding stalk domain-containing protein, with product MSLHHWKSDRPDRIRWNVFFVRSLTTSTSIRRLKRLLAVTLCAGLLFSQADPIYADAIWDRWKAADAATAKGKPADAVPHWEFLVNHYASIGDWQNAALFCGRLNQYFDQIGDYDKAIRYYVLENEYWLKDGKDWGAVDLQRAEQIRTTVEAYISTSDTEELKRLAAPPDGKLAKFEPEYGTYIGMYSELDPKMLNYYTRSEQIYGKKHALYLAYTQVGKPFPKQYVERAKQAGAALQIAWEPMDGLDAVKEETVRQWAREAKAAGIPIFLRYASEMNGNWVVWHGDPQKYIQNFRMVHDIMEQEAPNVAMVWSPGEVPMYSIPPYYPGDAYVDWVGVSLYSEPYENGDPKQGNMQATSPVERLDYLYRTYADRKPLMISETAVSHYANIPKESFTDYGLLNLQRLYEVMPYKYPRLKSITYFNVNLEMRESKNNYLLRDNEAMMKLYSRMIAPPFYLTKVQQGAKPSDHVGHVPLTARAAIAKSAKITPFVKIPDIYIGKLEYYLNGKLLETQTAPPFGIELKAGAVPEGSVLEIVVYNKDGRRTGAQSFPLSSSVSVEVDGKDVKFEQRPVIREGNTLTPVRAIFESLGAKVEWNADTRTATARKGNTVVSIQIGSKFASRNGETISLEMPAQLVNGYTMVPARFVGEAFGGAVSWEGTTRTVEIRSEGKASAAKVSTAAVQRDLLIPENPTQAEQNMGAAASTVFGWIKQQIAKAIKLFNHVA
- a CDS encoding SMC family ATPase, with amino-acid sequence MRPIQLQIAGLQSYREAQEIDFTALTGAGVFGIFGPTGSGKSTLLDAITLALFGKVERAPGGTQAIMNQAEQTLSVSFTFELGSANGAMRYRVDRQFKRNGEVSVLGSLCRLIQYRDGESLVLADKAGEVNQHIQEILGLSMADFTRAVVLPQGKFAEFLTLAGKDRRAMLQRLFHLEPYGDRLSGKTSGRHKETDAAIKELQAEQQGLGDASELALAQAETRLSEARSAAGVLRERLAACELRAAELRTVRELQRERATVAARQAAQAAQAPHVAALAGRLARAAQAERLRPLVRRLAAAEVQLAQQRSAAAAAAQALGDAQGALAQAQAAQAAAREALAAQEAPLAARLEQLRQAAALAAELAQSRERLAALAAEAELRQAELAGLRAEQARETELREKALQRQAQLKDELKLVEVSSAYRERLQEALQEKRELDRLAKQNGEQHAELASRQIELEQLRKSLETLGQTEREWAGRGAAWFERLSSLHTACHQTEQKLSAMQGKIPEQIVRLKSMQKQAELTAMAEVLAIHLHEGEACLVCGSSVHPKPVLERGGLSTAESRDNIQDEAVAQLERQQDEARGRQLDLRQQLHALQSMEQQWRLASDDEGRQGEGDMLFAQNEAAAALADSFTEGTPISTEQLRLVLDMSTKELELGRQEAQELQQALQTLLQEKKQLVKQRHDLGAREHTARSLYDSGSHKAAETLRSLQTLGTGWSDRFPDFKPEDVAGLAERLKQQDQQADELKGRLEKSVEFLSAKHARIEQLQQELGDQEKQEIRIAAEQRALQQQVDVQAERLHAWVGSEDAGRLASETQAKLNALRTEEQRTTKQLEASQSGYQAAASSEAAVRQAEESARLAFEESEREWVQQSSEEGFSTVKEVTDALISPEQQRQWSSEVEEHGKLEHQLASRLAELDLELAGRAVTDEAWTEVERELSQCKAEDEAALQTTAKAERDWEDLQAKHQRWRELESKQASYRSELALLGKLQSVLRGNAFVEYLAEEQLMHVSRSASDRLGQLTRQKYAIEVDSGGGFVIRDDANGGVRRPVTTLSGGETFLTSLSLALALSTQIQLKGEHPLEFFFLDEGFGTLDQELLDTVITALEKLHTDKLTVGVISHVPELRARLPRRLIVYPPEPGGQGSRISLETM
- the rpsU gene encoding 30S ribosomal protein S21, giving the protein MSETRVRKNETIDAALRRFKRSIAKDGVLAEVKKRKHYEKPSVKRKKKSEAARKRKF
- a CDS encoding histidine triad nucleotide-binding protein; amino-acid sequence: MDCIFCKIVEGAIPSKKVFENEHVFAFHDIQPAAPVHVLIIPKKHIPSMNNVESGDLHLLGEIHAAAQQIAKEQGVYETGYRLINNCGPDSGQVVFHIHYHLLGGEKLGALNAG